The Caldisericaceae bacterium genomic interval ATAGATTGAAATGAATTCTGTATTTTCTATTTTTTCTTTAACGGTTTGCAGTAAACTTAGGAATGTGTCTTCTGGGGTAGAGCCTTTTACTACTATATTATCGTCAAAAAGGCCAATAAAATCGTTTTCTTTTATCTCAAGGCCATTTATAGTTGTATTTCTTATAGAATAAGTCACCTCGGCGATGTTTATTTTTTTTATCATATCAACTGCTTTAGAAAGATTCTCCTCTATACTTTCTTCTTGGTTGAAGTTTAGAATGATAGGGATTGTTTGAGCAGGGTTTTTCGTGGGGACAATTTCCACTCTTTTTCTATTAGAATGCTTTTTTGCTTCGTTTGCAGCAAGGATGATATTTGAGTTATTAGGGAATACAAATACTGTATCTTTACTGCATTTCTCTACAGCGTTTAAGATGTCTTGCATCGAAGGGTTCATTGTTTGCCCGCCTTCAATTACTTCTTCTACTCCAAGACTTTCAAATATTTTCTTAAAACCTTCTCCTTGACTTACACAGACGATTGAGAAGTCAAAGCGACTTTCAATCTTTTTTGGTTTTTCCATAGTTTTTTGTGCAAATTCTTCTGTTTGTAGTTGCATATTTTCTATGCGGGCTTCTTTTATCTCGCCCTTGTCAAGTATGTATGCAATTACTTTATTTGGCTCATTTGAATGAATGTGGATTTTTGTAAGGTCATTTGCCGTTGCAACTACAATACTATCTCCAAATTGTTCAAGGTCTTTTTTAATTACATCTTCAGAGTAGTTGTTTAAGTAACAGAGCAAAACTGTATCGAATTTAAATTCAAGTGATTCTGCTTTTACTGTCTCAGTATAGACTTCTTCTTTTAGTTCTGAAATAGCCTCTCCTTTTAGTGATTTCAAGCCGCCCTCAAGAAGGTATATTAATCCCTGTCCTCCTGCATCAATTACACCTGCTTCTTTCAAGACGGGTAGCATTTGCGGAGTCTTTTCTAATGTTCTTTTTGCTTCTTCTATTATATAAGAAAGGTATTCTATGAAATCTTCTTCATTTATTACTTCAAGACTTGCTTGTGCCATACTTCTTACTATTGTAAGAATTGTGCCCTCGACTGGTTTAATTACTGCTTGGTATGCAATTTTTGTTGCGTTTTGAAGCGCCATGCTAAAAAGTTTTA includes:
- a CDS encoding DAK2 domain-containing protein: GSLNYLGLKREEVNKLNVFPVPDGDTGTNMYLTLKTAIESIDKANPKNLKEYGKIFCEGTLIGGRGNSGVILSQIIKGFFDVIDNVEKIDVKLFSMALQNATKIAYQAVIKPVEGTILTIVRSMAQASLEVINEEDFIEYLSYIIEEAKRTLEKTPQMLPVLKEAGVIDAGGQGLIYLLEGGLKSLKGEAISELKEEVYTETVKAESLEFKFDTVLLCYLNNYSEDVIKKDLEQFGDSIVVATANDLTKIHIHSNEPNKVIAYILDKGEIKEARIENMQLQTEEFAQKTMEKPKKIESRFDFSIVCVSQGEGFKKIFESLGVEEVIEGGQTMNPSMQDILNAVEKCSKDTVFVFPNNSNIILAANEAKKHSNRKRVEIVPTKNPAQTIPIILNFNQEESIEENLSKAVDMIKKINIAEVTYSIRNTTINGLEIKENDFIGLFDDNIVVKGSTPEDTFLSLLQTVKEKIENTEFISIYYGKDAKKEDGVAMIEKLSEIFKNIEFDLVYGGQPFYYYIASIE